The Aequorivita sublithincola DSM 14238 genome window below encodes:
- the recF gene encoding DNA replication/repair protein RecF (All proteins in this family for which functions are known are DNA-binding proteins that assist the filamentation of RecA onto DNA for the initiation of recombination or recombinational repair.), protein MILQKLSLLNYKNFEAETFEFDPKINCFVGNNGVGKTNVLDAIYHLSFGKSYFNPITTQNIKHDAEFFVVEGSYERKDTPEKIVVSAKKGQKKIIKRNGKAYEKFSEHIGFLPLVIISPADRDLIIEGSDTRRKFVDGVISQRDSDYLNTLIKYNKVLTQRNSLLKYFVANNTFSQDTIDIYNEQLHNFGTSIFGKRTAFLEEFLPIFLNRYKSISSGGESINLVYESQLQDNDLLTLLQTNISKDRFSQYSNFGIHKDDLVFEIDGHPIKKFGSQGQQKSYLIALKLAQFDFIKNHSKTNPILLLDDIFDKLDETRVEHLISLVDNENFGQLFISDTHYERTEKVIKKVHQTYKMFPLTP, encoded by the coding sequence ATGATTTTACAAAAACTATCCTTACTCAACTATAAAAATTTTGAAGCTGAAACCTTCGAATTCGACCCAAAAATAAATTGTTTTGTGGGAAATAACGGTGTGGGAAAGACCAATGTGCTGGATGCAATCTATCATCTTTCCTTCGGAAAAAGCTATTTTAATCCAATTACAACCCAGAATATAAAGCACGATGCCGAATTTTTTGTTGTGGAAGGTTCTTATGAAAGAAAAGATACACCAGAAAAAATTGTAGTTAGCGCCAAAAAAGGACAGAAAAAAATTATAAAACGAAACGGAAAGGCTTACGAAAAATTTAGCGAGCATATTGGCTTTTTGCCATTGGTAATCATTTCGCCGGCAGATAGAGATTTGATTATTGAAGGAAGCGACACGCGTAGAAAATTTGTGGACGGCGTGATTTCGCAGCGAGATTCAGACTATCTAAATACGCTCATCAAATACAACAAAGTCCTGACGCAGCGCAATTCACTTTTGAAATATTTTGTAGCGAACAATACCTTCAGCCAAGACACGATTGATATATATAATGAGCAACTTCACAATTTTGGCACTTCAATATTCGGAAAAAGAACTGCCTTTTTGGAAGAATTTCTACCAATTTTTCTGAATAGATACAAATCCATCAGCAGCGGCGGGGAGAGCATTAATCTGGTTTATGAAAGTCAGTTGCAGGATAATGATTTGTTGACGCTACTTCAAACTAATATTTCAAAAGATCGGTTTTCACAATACTCAAACTTTGGAATCCATAAAGACGATTTAGTTTTTGAAATTGACGGGCATCCAATCAAGAAATTTGGCTCTCAAGGACAACAAAAATCGTATCTTATCGCTTTAAAATTGGCGCAGTTCGATTTCATAAAAAACCATTCAAAAACAAATCCTATTTTGCTATTGGATGATATTTTTGATAAATTGGACGAAACCCGGGTTGAGCATTTAATTAGTTTAGTTGATAATGAAAACTTCGGACAGCTTTTTATTAGTGATACACATTACGAAAGGACTGAGAAAGTGATAAAGAAAGTGCATCAGACATATAAAATGTTTCCGTTAACCCCATAA
- a CDS encoding tetratricopeptide repeat protein: MATYNKRGGKPKNKAEKESQIEDGSTTAEVFNTLDQGASRTEAWVEKNQKPILGFIIVVAVCVLGYFAYTQYVKGPKETEAMNEMFQAQNYWEQALTAPAKDSLYNLSLQGGEGKYGFIDIIDNYSGTKAANLAHYYAGMAYLNTNKYQDAIAQLDKFSSDDDMLAPLAKGAIGDAFVQLGQNEDALKYYEEAASMRTNDFTTPRFLLKAGIAAMSLNQNDKALAHFKKIADDYPKATEAAKAQIYTGRAEAMKK, from the coding sequence ATGGCAACGTACAATAAACGCGGAGGCAAACCAAAAAATAAAGCTGAAAAAGAATCTCAGATTGAGGACGGCAGCACAACTGCAGAAGTATTTAACACGCTAGATCAAGGCGCGTCGAGAACTGAGGCTTGGGTTGAAAAAAACCAAAAACCTATTTTAGGTTTTATTATCGTTGTGGCGGTTTGTGTTTTGGGATACTTCGCCTACACACAATATGTTAAAGGTCCAAAAGAAACTGAGGCAATGAACGAAATGTTCCAAGCACAGAACTATTGGGAGCAAGCTTTGACCGCTCCTGCAAAGGATTCACTTTACAATCTTTCACTACAAGGTGGCGAAGGAAAATACGGTTTTATTGATATTATCGATAATTACAGTGGAACAAAAGCGGCAAACCTTGCGCATTATTATGCAGGAATGGCTTACTTGAACACTAACAAATACCAAGATGCAATTGCGCAGTTGGATAAATTCAGCAGTGATGATGATATGTTAGCACCATTAGCAAAAGGCGCAATTGGCGATGCTTTTGTTCAATTGGGGCAAAATGAAGATGCTTTGAAATATTACGAAGAGGCTGCATCAATGCGAACTAACGATTTCACAACACCACGTTTTCTTTTGAAAGCTGGAATTGCAGCAATGTCTTTAAACCAAAATGACAAGGCATTGGCACATTTCAAAAAAATAGCTGACGATTATCCAAAAGCAACCGAAGCTGCAAAAGCTCAAATCTATACAGGTCGAGCGGAAGCAATGAAAAAATAA
- the ribH gene encoding 6,7-dimethyl-8-ribityllumazine synthase, with protein MATANTNLSAYDKNTIPNAKDFRFGIVVSEWNHDITEGMFQGAFDALKDCGAINENIVRWNVPGSFELIYGCKQMTQSYDMLDAVIAIGNVIQGETKHFDYVCEAVAQGIKDLNVHGNIPVIFCVLTDNNKQQSIDRSGGKHGNKGTEAAIAAIKMAQLRKDSKF; from the coding sequence ATGGCTACAGCAAATACAAATTTATCGGCTTACGATAAAAACACAATCCCAAACGCGAAGGACTTTCGGTTTGGGATTGTTGTTTCAGAATGGAATCACGACATAACCGAAGGTATGTTTCAAGGCGCTTTTGATGCTTTGAAAGATTGTGGAGCTATAAATGAAAACATAGTTCGATGGAACGTACCCGGAAGTTTTGAGCTTATTTACGGCTGCAAGCAAATGACCCAAAGCTACGATATGCTTGATGCCGTAATTGCAATAGGAAACGTTATTCAAGGCGAAACAAAACACTTCGACTATGTCTGTGAAGCTGTTGCTCAAGGCATAAAAGACCTTAATGTTCACGGAAACATTCCAGTAATTTTCTGTGTGCTTACAGACAACAACAAACAGCAATCCATAGACCGAAGCGGTGGCAAACACGGCAACAAGGGAACAGAAGCCGCGATCGCAGCAATAAAAATGGCGCAGCTTCGGAAGGATTCAAAGTTTTAG
- the mutL gene encoding DNA mismatch repair endonuclease MutL, with protein MADIIQLLPDHVANQIAAGEVVQRPASVVKELLENAIDAKATSITLVIKDAGKTLVQVTDNGSGMSVTDARLSFERHATSKIKSAEDLFNLHTKGFRGEALASIAAIAHVELKTKTENSEIGTHLTIEGSKVISQDPAVVPKGTTISVKNLFYNIPARRNFLKSNPVETRHIIDEFHRVALAHPSVAFQMLHNGSDVFNLPSSNSRQRIVNIFGSKTNEKLVPVSEETEILKIEGFVLKPEFGKKSRGEQFFFVNDRFIKSPYLHHAVASAFEGLVKSDIHPGYFLFLEVDTHSIDINIHPTKTEIKFDDEHSIYAMLRATVKHSLGQFNIAPVLDFERDKGFDTPYEYSKKQPTSPSIEVDSDFNPFKEKSKQGNINFPFKRENTTSWESLYVGLKDENTVVSNIGDIEFESEEVTGSLFESNDVETGQVTFQLQNKYIISPLKNGMMIIHQNLAHQRILYEELLKNITVKEAVSQQLLFPLRLHFSKPDVEIIEKIREQLENTGFVFSELKDETIEISGIPVLILESHVVNLLSQLVHDIKEEVPDSGFSQNDMLAKSMAAGMAIRTGVSLNKEEREHLINQLFACKEPSVSPNNKLVFTTMDSIDLDKKFM; from the coding sequence ATGGCAGACATCATTCAGTTATTACCGGATCACGTTGCAAATCAAATTGCGGCAGGGGAGGTCGTTCAACGGCCTGCTTCGGTGGTAAAGGAATTGTTGGAAAACGCGATTGACGCAAAAGCAACTTCAATTACACTTGTAATTAAAGATGCTGGAAAAACCCTCGTTCAAGTTACTGATAATGGTTCTGGGATGAGCGTTACAGATGCGCGACTTAGTTTTGAGCGGCACGCAACTTCAAAAATAAAATCGGCTGAAGATCTTTTTAATCTTCACACAAAAGGCTTTCGTGGCGAGGCTTTGGCTTCCATCGCAGCAATTGCACACGTTGAGCTGAAAACCAAAACAGAAAATTCTGAAATTGGAACGCATTTAACGATTGAAGGCAGTAAAGTAATCTCTCAAGATCCTGCTGTTGTTCCGAAGGGAACGACAATTTCAGTAAAAAATCTTTTTTACAATATTCCCGCGAGAAGAAATTTTTTAAAAAGCAACCCCGTGGAAACCCGCCATATTATTGACGAATTTCATCGTGTGGCGTTGGCGCATCCGAGTGTAGCTTTTCAAATGCTTCACAATGGGAGTGATGTTTTTAACCTTCCATCTTCAAATTCCCGGCAACGGATTGTAAATATATTCGGAAGTAAAACCAATGAAAAACTGGTTCCCGTAAGTGAAGAAACTGAAATTCTGAAAATAGAAGGCTTCGTCCTAAAACCGGAATTTGGAAAAAAGAGCAGAGGAGAGCAGTTCTTTTTCGTTAATGACCGTTTTATAAAAAGTCCGTATTTGCATCACGCCGTGGCTTCGGCCTTTGAAGGCTTGGTGAAAAGCGATATTCATCCAGGGTATTTTTTGTTTTTGGAAGTAGATACACATTCCATAGACATCAACATTCACCCAACCAAAACTGAAATAAAGTTTGACGACGAGCATTCCATTTATGCAATGCTTCGCGCAACGGTAAAGCATAGTTTGGGACAATTCAATATAGCGCCAGTACTTGATTTTGAAAGAGACAAAGGTTTTGATACGCCTTATGAATACAGTAAAAAACAACCCACTTCGCCTTCAATAGAAGTAGATAGTGATTTTAATCCTTTTAAAGAAAAGTCGAAACAGGGCAATATTAATTTTCCCTTCAAAAGAGAAAATACTACTTCTTGGGAATCTTTATATGTAGGTTTGAAGGATGAAAACACTGTAGTTTCCAACATTGGCGATATTGAATTTGAGAGCGAAGAAGTAACGGGAAGTCTTTTTGAAAGTAATGACGTCGAAACTGGTCAAGTAACATTTCAACTTCAAAATAAATACATTATAAGTCCGTTGAAAAACGGAATGATGATAATTCATCAAAACTTGGCGCACCAACGTATTCTTTACGAAGAATTGTTGAAAAATATTACTGTGAAAGAAGCTGTGAGCCAGCAATTATTGTTTCCGCTGCGACTTCATTTTTCAAAACCAGATGTTGAAATCATTGAAAAAATTCGCGAACAGTTGGAAAACACGGGCTTTGTCTTTTCAGAATTGAAAGACGAAACTATTGAGATTAGCGGTATTCCTGTGCTGATACTAGAAAGTCATGTTGTAAATTTGCTCAGCCAATTGGTTCACGACATAAAAGAAGAAGTGCCTGATAGCGGTTTTAGTCAGAATGATATGCTTGCAAAATCAATGGCGGCTGGAATGGCAATAAGGACGGGAGTATCTTTGAATAAAGAAGAACGCGAACATTTGATAAACCAACTTTTTGCGTGTAAAGAACCAAGCGTGAGTCCAAACAATAAACTGGTCTTCACGACGATGGACTCGATTGATTTGGATAAAAAATTTATGTAA
- a CDS encoding rhomboid family intramembrane serine protease: MGKITDTVKFLLILNVLFFIGTQFTGGMADRLFALYYFENPNFQFWQPLTSMFMHANFFHILFNMYALWAFGSPLEMRWGQKKFLFFYFSAGLGSALIYSLVNYYFFHAGFDAIEALGGSATEVWNMFNNTLSPGSYREIPGIDPGLLERSFSAWNVPALGASGAIYGVLVAFGIMFPNVELMLIFLPIPIKAKYFIPAIILLDLVLGITGAPTGIAHFAHLGGALFGFIMAWYWKKNSFDNHRWN; the protein is encoded by the coding sequence ATGGGAAAAATAACCGATACCGTAAAGTTTCTATTAATTCTGAATGTGCTCTTTTTTATAGGCACACAATTTACTGGCGGAATGGCGGACCGTCTTTTTGCATTATACTATTTTGAAAATCCGAATTTTCAGTTCTGGCAGCCATTGACGTCTATGTTTATGCACGCCAATTTTTTCCATATACTTTTTAATATGTATGCACTTTGGGCTTTTGGCTCACCGTTGGAAATGCGTTGGGGGCAGAAAAAGTTTCTTTTCTTTTACTTTTCCGCAGGATTGGGTTCGGCTTTGATTTATAGTTTGGTAAACTATTATTTCTTTCATGCCGGTTTTGATGCAATTGAAGCATTAGGCGGTTCTGCTACTGAGGTTTGGAATATGTTTAATAACACCTTGTCTCCTGGTTCATACAGAGAAATCCCAGGAATTGATCCCGGACTTTTAGAACGGTCATTTTCTGCTTGGAATGTACCGGCATTAGGAGCTTCTGGAGCTATTTATGGAGTGTTGGTGGCTTTTGGAATTATGTTTCCAAATGTAGAATTGATGCTAATTTTTCTGCCAATTCCAATAAAAGCGAAGTATTTTATTCCTGCAATAATATTGTTGGATTTAGTTCTTGGAATTACTGGAGCACCAACTGGAATAGCGCATTTTGCACACCTTGGCGGCGCGCTTTTCGGCTTCATTATGGCTTGGTATTGGAAGAAAAATAGTTTTGACAACCATCGCTGGAACTAA
- a CDS encoding rhomboid family intramembrane serine protease, with translation MAATSLSYKYKTASVLVKLIILNAAAFLVVRLGAFFLSITPFNFSRWFVLSDDFDTLLFRPWTLITYGFLHYDFFHILFNMLWLYWFGQFVLNLFNGKRLLTVYLLGALFGGLLFVLAYNLFPVFAESKGYLIGASGAVTAIMIFIATYTPNTEVRIFTFTIKLWHIAVFLFLLDLIRIPTSGNAGGLMAHVGGGFFGYIYAVQLAKGNDIGKWFENFMDWIANLFKPRNKKPFKKVHRTTHSPQQRSKPKDLKSDHQKKVDVILDKIGKSGYESLTKEEKDFLFKAGKED, from the coding sequence ATGGCAGCTACAAGTCTTTCATATAAATATAAAACGGCCAGCGTTTTGGTCAAGCTCATTATACTTAATGCAGCCGCGTTTTTGGTGGTTAGATTGGGTGCTTTCTTTTTAAGTATAACGCCGTTTAATTTCTCGCGTTGGTTTGTTTTAAGCGACGATTTTGACACACTTCTTTTTCGTCCGTGGACGTTAATTACTTATGGTTTTCTGCATTATGACTTCTTCCACATTTTGTTCAATATGCTTTGGTTATATTGGTTCGGGCAGTTCGTTTTGAACCTTTTTAACGGAAAACGATTGCTAACAGTTTATTTGCTTGGAGCGCTCTTTGGAGGATTGCTTTTTGTATTAGCATATAATCTTTTTCCAGTTTTTGCGGAAAGTAAGGGTTATTTGATAGGTGCTTCGGGAGCAGTTACGGCTATAATGATTTTTATTGCGACTTATACACCAAATACAGAAGTTCGCATTTTCACTTTCACTATAAAACTTTGGCATATTGCTGTGTTCCTTTTTCTTCTGGATTTAATTCGTATTCCAACTTCAGGAAATGCAGGTGGATTGATGGCGCACGTTGGTGGTGGTTTTTTCGGTTATATTTATGCTGTGCAACTTGCCAAAGGAAACGACATTGGTAAATGGTTTGAAAACTTTATGGATTGGATTGCCAATCTTTTTAAGCCACGTAACAAAAAGCCTTTCAAAAAAGTACATCGCACAACACATTCCCCGCAACAACGTTCTAAACCGAAAGACCTAAAATCTGACCATCAGAAAAAGGTGGATGTTATTTTAGACAAAATAGGTAAAAGCGGTTACGAAAGTTTGACGAAAGAGGAAAAAGACTTTTTGTTCAAGGCAGGAAAAGAAGACTAA
- a CDS encoding endonuclease/exonuclease/phosphatase family protein: protein MRKSINKFIYWGNLLVAVLLLISFILPYLPPKTFPTLSLLSLVVSLLIVANLGFAIYWAVQLRRRFFISFTVLFISYFYFNVFYEVSSDGDITKYENTLDVLSYNVRLFNAYEKNPETDAAQLISEILTKEDPDVFCVQEYYKPNKVDFSNYPYQYINFKSKKAKLGHAIFSKYPLINTGGFNFADTYNNTLYADILKGNDTIRIYSIHLNSIGVLPQFSYLQNTDNYKLRRRMSNALKKQQEQVEVILEHKKKTNHRVIVCGDFNNTPFSYSYRKLKDDMKDSFRERGNGLGTTFKFEGFPMRIDYIFASKGLDIISFETMTKTFSDHYAVRATMGW, encoded by the coding sequence ATGCGGAAATCAATCAACAAATTTATTTATTGGGGCAACCTCCTTGTGGCGGTTTTATTGTTGATTTCGTTTATTTTGCCCTATTTACCGCCAAAAACTTTCCCCACACTTTCGTTGCTCAGTTTAGTGGTTTCATTGCTAATTGTCGCTAATCTTGGATTTGCTATTTATTGGGCGGTACAATTGAGACGTAGGTTTTTTATCTCGTTTACGGTTCTTTTTATATCCTATTTTTACTTCAACGTTTTTTATGAAGTTTCTTCTGATGGCGATATTACGAAATATGAAAACACGTTAGATGTGCTTTCATATAACGTTCGTCTTTTTAATGCGTATGAAAAGAATCCAGAAACCGATGCGGCTCAATTAATTTCAGAAATTCTAACCAAGGAAGACCCCGATGTTTTCTGTGTTCAAGAATATTACAAACCCAATAAAGTGGATTTCTCTAATTATCCGTATCAATATATAAACTTCAAATCTAAAAAAGCAAAGCTTGGTCACGCCATTTTTTCGAAATATCCGTTAATTAATACAGGCGGATTCAATTTTGCAGACACCTATAATAACACACTCTATGCAGATATTTTGAAGGGTAACGATACCATTCGTATTTACAGCATTCATTTGAATTCAATCGGCGTCCTTCCGCAGTTCAGCTATTTACAAAATACTGACAATTATAAGCTTAGAAGAAGAATGAGCAATGCCCTAAAAAAGCAACAAGAGCAAGTGGAAGTCATTTTGGAACACAAAAAGAAGACCAACCATCGCGTTATTGTTTGCGGCGATTTCAATAATACGCCGTTTTCATACAGTTACAGAAAACTCAAAGATGATATGAAAGACTCTTTCCGCGAACGTGGCAATGGTTTGGGAACCACTTTTAAGTTTGAAGGTTTCCCGATGCGGATAGATTATATTTTCGCTTCAAAAGGATTAGATATTATCTCTTTTGAGACCATGACGAAAACATTTTCAGACCATTATGCTGTGCGAGCTACTATGGGATGGTAG
- a CDS encoding WbqC family protein: MKTILLHPSYFPSIEQMAAVAQADKVVFEVEDNYQKQTYRNRTFIAHSNGKLLLNIPIKHNKKGIRKKTKNVMVENDFPWQEHHWKSLQSAYRTSPFFEYYEDDLEHFFKEPIGNLIEFNLKIFEALCEMIGIEIEFSKTLSYETNPEITDLRFLINAKRTSDFKAEIYTQVHEANHPFLPNLSVLDLLFNEGPNALSYLEASVLFENE; this comes from the coding sequence ATGAAAACAATCCTTCTTCATCCCTCCTATTTTCCGTCCATTGAACAGATGGCAGCTGTGGCACAGGCTGATAAAGTGGTTTTTGAGGTTGAAGATAATTATCAAAAGCAAACCTATCGCAATCGTACTTTTATTGCGCATAGCAACGGAAAATTACTTTTGAACATTCCCATAAAACACAATAAAAAGGGGATTCGTAAAAAAACAAAAAACGTGATGGTTGAAAACGATTTTCCGTGGCAAGAACATCATTGGAAAAGCCTTCAAAGCGCCTATCGCACTTCACCTTTTTTTGAATATTACGAAGACGATTTGGAACATTTTTTCAAAGAACCCATTGGGAATTTAATTGAATTCAACTTAAAAATATTTGAAGCTTTATGTGAAATGATTGGGATTGAAATCGAATTTTCAAAAACCCTTTCTTATGAAACGAATCCTGAAATAACAGATCTACGGTTTTTGATTAATGCGAAAAGAACGTCAGACTTCAAAGCGGAGATCTATACCCAAGTTCACGAAGCAAACCATCCGTTTTTACCGAATCTTTCCGTTTTGGACTTGTTATTTAATGAAGGCCCTAATGCATTGAGTTATTTAGAGGCTTCGGTACTTTTTGAAAACGAATGA
- the udk gene encoding uridine kinase, giving the protein MLIIGIAGGTGSGKTTVVAQIVAELPEDEVCVISQDSYYHDTSDLSFEDRTKINFDHPKAIDFDLLVSHLKELRAGNSFEQPVYSFVEHNRTGETITTFPKKVIIVEGILILAHPDIREMFDIKIFVHADSDERLIRRLKRDIATRGRDLEEVLNRYQTTLKPMHQQFIEPTKEFADIIIPTNRYNTVAVDVIRSIIHQKISYTES; this is encoded by the coding sequence ATGCTCATAATTGGCATCGCCGGTGGCACCGGGAGCGGAAAAACTACAGTAGTGGCCCAAATAGTTGCGGAACTTCCTGAAGATGAAGTTTGCGTTATTTCACAGGATTCTTACTATCACGATACCAGCGATTTATCTTTTGAAGATCGCACTAAAATTAATTTTGACCATCCCAAAGCGATTGATTTTGATTTATTGGTAAGTCATTTAAAAGAACTTCGCGCTGGAAATTCCTTTGAACAACCAGTCTATTCCTTCGTGGAGCATAATAGAACAGGCGAAACAATTACAACCTTCCCTAAAAAGGTTATTATTGTAGAAGGGATTTTAATTTTGGCACATCCCGATATTCGGGAAATGTTCGATATAAAAATATTTGTTCACGCAGACAGTGACGAACGCTTAATACGAAGACTGAAGCGCGATATCGCCACTCGCGGTCGTGATTTAGAAGAGGTTCTAAATCGCTACCAAACCACTTTGAAACCGATGCACCAACAATTTATAGAACCAACCAAGGAATTTGCAGACATAATCATTCCTACGAATAGGTACAATACCGTTGCCGTGGACGTGATAAGAAGTATAATTCACCAAAAAATAAGCTATACAGAATCGTGA
- a CDS encoding FtsB family cell division protein, producing MKYSEIKKNKWVRFISNKYVLIVVLFVVWMFFFDANSYLIHHELDNDINALEDNAEFYQMEIDHDKNFIKKMEDSSEMEKFARERYYLKKENEDIYIIENEDSIKKEEKR from the coding sequence GTGAAATACTCAGAAATAAAAAAGAATAAATGGGTTCGGTTTATAAGCAATAAATATGTGCTTATTGTTGTCTTGTTCGTTGTTTGGATGTTTTTTTTTGATGCCAATTCCTATTTGATACATCACGAATTGGACAATGATATCAATGCTTTGGAAGACAATGCAGAATTTTATCAAATGGAAATAGACCACGATAAAAACTTTATCAAAAAAATGGAGGATAGTAGCGAGATGGAAAAATTTGCTCGGGAAAGATATTATCTGAAAAAGGAAAACGAAGACATTTATATTATTGAAAACGAAGACAGCATCAAAAAAGAAGAAAAGCGATGA
- a CDS encoding methylmalonyl-CoA mutase subunit beta codes for MSKFLFEDFDEVSAKQWKQKIQYDLKGADYNETLVWKSPEGVNVKPFYHEDDFPEDFSPIPGQPQSWKIAQEIFIDDEKIANNIAIDAINRGAESIIFSAAEDFEPRTVFKDFQFETVSIYFNFTFLSEAFYSKLIKFFSDKNATVHYNIDLIGNLARTGNWFHNLKKDHEILDTIFQKHESENLLSVDTGLYQNAGANSVQQLAYALAHVNEYLNHVCQPERSRRPAEVITFNLATGPNYFFEIAKIRALRKLYATLASEYGTTETCHIIATPSKRNKTLYDYNVNLLRSTTECMSAVLGGADTVCNLPYDALYHKSNEFGERISRNQLLILKHESYFDTASNPADGTYYIESLTDELAEKALQLFKEIEKGGGFLHQLKEGLIQKKIKESAEKEQQLFDSGALKLLGTNYHPNKNDRMKDDLELFPFVKHNPTKTLIAPIIEKRIAEITEQERLNQES; via the coding sequence ATGAGTAAATTTCTATTTGAAGATTTTGATGAAGTTTCCGCAAAACAGTGGAAGCAAAAGATACAATACGACCTAAAAGGAGCTGATTATAATGAAACTTTAGTTTGGAAAAGTCCAGAAGGCGTAAATGTAAAACCATTCTATCACGAAGATGATTTTCCGGAAGATTTCAGCCCAATTCCCGGTCAGCCACAATCTTGGAAAATAGCGCAAGAAATATTTATTGACGATGAAAAAATTGCTAATAACATTGCTATTGACGCTATAAATCGAGGCGCCGAATCAATCATTTTTTCTGCTGCGGAAGATTTTGAACCGAGAACAGTTTTTAAAGATTTTCAGTTTGAAACAGTTTCAATTTACTTCAACTTCACATTTCTTTCCGAAGCATTTTACAGCAAACTCATTAAATTCTTTTCAGATAAAAATGCAACAGTTCATTACAACATAGATTTAATAGGAAACCTCGCTCGCACTGGAAATTGGTTTCATAATCTAAAAAAGGATCACGAAATTCTGGATACTATTTTTCAGAAACATGAATCTGAAAACCTTCTTTCTGTCGATACGGGTTTATACCAAAATGCTGGCGCGAATTCTGTCCAACAATTGGCGTATGCTTTGGCACATGTAAATGAATATTTAAACCACGTATGTCAGCCTGAGCGCAGTCGAAGGCCTGCTGAAGTAATAACTTTCAATCTAGCAACAGGTCCAAACTACTTCTTCGAAATAGCAAAAATCCGTGCCCTAAGAAAATTATACGCAACCTTAGCAAGCGAATACGGAACAACAGAAACTTGCCATATAATTGCAACGCCTTCAAAACGCAACAAAACGCTTTATGATTACAACGTAAACCTATTGCGAAGCACCACAGAATGTATGAGTGCCGTTTTAGGCGGAGCGGACACCGTTTGCAACTTGCCGTATGACGCGCTTTACCACAAAAGCAATGAGTTTGGGGAACGTATTTCCCGAAATCAATTACTGATTTTAAAACACGAAAGTTATTTCGACACTGCAAGCAATCCCGCAGACGGAACTTATTATATTGAGAGCTTGACAGATGAATTAGCAGAAAAAGCACTTCAACTTTTCAAAGAAATTGAAAAAGGTGGCGGATTTCTTCATCAATTAAAGGAAGGATTAATTCAAAAGAAAATTAAAGAAAGCGCTGAAAAGGAACAGCAACTTTTTGACAGCGGCGCACTGAAATTGTTGGGAACAAATTATCACCCCAATAAAAATGATCGAATGAAAGACGATTTAGAACTTTTTCCATTCGTAAAACACAACCCAACCAAAACCCTAATTGCCCCGATTATTGAAAAAAGAATAGCTGAAATCACTGAACAAGAACGCTTAAATCAAGAATCATGA